In Streptomyces sp. NBC_01439, the following are encoded in one genomic region:
- a CDS encoding GNAT family N-acetyltransferase has protein sequence MDVRTVHTSELTVDELRAIRSLLDDAFEGDFADEDFEHALGGMHALVRDAGGDLLAHGSVVMRRVVHQGRALRTGYVEAVAVRADARRRGLGGRVMARLEQVIGRAYVLGALSASQDGAALYLGRGWQVWGGRIGALSPQGPVPLPEEEGSTYVWAPPGGVRLDPAGRLDFDWRDGDVL, from the coding sequence ATGGACGTGCGGACCGTGCACACCTCGGAGCTGACCGTCGACGAGCTGCGCGCGATCCGGTCCCTGCTCGACGACGCCTTCGAAGGGGACTTCGCCGACGAGGACTTCGAGCACGCCCTCGGCGGGATGCACGCGTTGGTCCGGGACGCGGGCGGGGACCTCCTCGCGCACGGCAGCGTGGTCATGCGGCGGGTCGTGCACCAGGGACGCGCCCTGCGCACCGGGTACGTCGAGGCCGTGGCCGTACGGGCCGACGCGCGCCGCCGCGGCCTCGGCGGACGGGTCATGGCCCGGCTGGAGCAGGTGATCGGGCGGGCGTACGTGCTCGGGGCGCTGTCGGCCTCTCAGGACGGGGCGGCGCTGTACCTGGGCCGCGGCTGGCAGGTGTGGGGCGGGCGGATCGGCGCGCTCTCACCGCAGGGGCCCGTCCCGCTCCCGGAGGAGGAGGGCTCCACCTACGTGTGGGCGCCGCCCGGCGGGGTCCGGCTGGACCCGGCCGGGCGGCTCGACTTCGACTGGCGGGACGGGGACGTCCTCTAG
- a CDS encoding nitroreductase family protein → MSPDTQQWTPTHGQPYRPAAYRPERMPQQESLARAAELRARMDERRTVRHFSADPVPEQVVRDAVACAATAPSGAHQQPWTFVLVRDPAVRQQIRAAAEQEEQLSYDGRLGDEWLAALRPLGTDAVKTHLTDAPALIVVFQQRYWLGPDGTKRKHYYVDESVGIAVGMLLSALHLSGLAALIHTPSPMRFLSHVLNRPENEKAFAVIPVGYPADDCEVPDLLRKSLDQVIVEV, encoded by the coding sequence ATGTCACCCGATACCCAGCAGTGGACCCCCACGCACGGCCAGCCGTACCGTCCCGCCGCCTACCGCCCCGAGCGGATGCCGCAGCAGGAATCCCTCGCGCGCGCCGCCGAGTTGCGGGCCCGGATGGACGAGCGGCGGACCGTACGCCACTTCTCCGCTGATCCGGTGCCCGAGCAGGTGGTCCGGGACGCCGTCGCCTGCGCCGCGACCGCCCCCTCCGGGGCGCACCAGCAGCCGTGGACCTTCGTCCTGGTCAGGGACCCGGCCGTGCGGCAGCAGATCCGCGCGGCCGCCGAGCAGGAGGAACAGCTGTCCTACGACGGCCGCCTCGGCGACGAGTGGCTCGCCGCCCTGCGTCCCCTCGGCACGGACGCCGTGAAGACCCACCTCACGGATGCGCCCGCGCTGATCGTGGTCTTCCAGCAGCGCTACTGGCTCGGCCCGGACGGCACCAAGCGCAAGCACTACTACGTGGACGAGTCGGTCGGCATCGCGGTCGGCATGCTCCTGTCCGCGCTCCACCTGTCCGGGCTGGCGGCGCTGATCCACACCCCCAGCCCCATGCGCTTCCTCAGCCACGTCCTGAACCGCCCGGAGAACGAGAAGGCCTTCGCCGTCATCCCGGTGGGCTACCCGGCGGACGACTGCGAGGTCCCGGACCTCCTGCGCAAGTCCCTGGACCAGGTCATCGTGGAGGTATGA
- the pruA gene encoding L-glutamate gamma-semialdehyde dehydrogenase yields the protein MDAVTQVPAPVNEPVHSYAPGTPERARLEAQLKQLSENPIDLPMTINGVKRMGGGERFDVVQPHDHKSVLGTYANATEADAQEAIDAALAAAPAWRSMSFDDRAAIILRAAELLSGPWREKLAASTMLGQSKTAQQAEIDTPCELVDFWRFNVHFARQILAEQPVANSAGVWNRSDHRPLEGFVYAITPFNFTAIAGNLPTAPALMGNVVLWKPSPTQTHSAILLMELLEEAGLPKGVINLVTGDGIAVSEVALNHPELAGIHFTGSTKTFQYLWKTVGNNIEKYKSYPRLVGETGGKDFVVAHPSADRAVLKTALTRGSFEFQGQKCSASSRAYVPASIWNDGFKEAFAAEVDGITMGDVRDLTNFIGAVIDERSFAKNKAAIDRAIADPTCEIIAGGTYDDAEGYFVRPTVIACTDPENEVFTTEYFGPILAVHVYEDAEFDAMLAQMESVSAYALTGSIIAADRYAAADAMEKLRFAAGNFYINDKSTGAVVGQQPFGGGRASGTNDKAGAASNLMRWTSTRSIKETLVAPTEYGYPHMG from the coding sequence ATGGATGCTGTGACCCAGGTCCCCGCGCCGGTCAACGAGCCGGTCCACTCGTACGCCCCCGGCACCCCGGAGCGCGCACGGCTCGAAGCGCAGCTCAAGCAGCTGTCCGAGAACCCGATCGACCTCCCGATGACGATCAACGGCGTCAAGCGGATGGGCGGCGGCGAGCGCTTCGACGTGGTCCAGCCGCACGACCACAAGTCGGTGCTCGGCACCTACGCCAACGCCACCGAGGCCGACGCGCAGGAGGCCATCGACGCCGCCCTCGCCGCCGCCCCGGCCTGGCGCTCGATGTCCTTCGACGACCGCGCCGCGATCATCCTGCGCGCCGCCGAGCTGCTGTCCGGTCCGTGGCGCGAGAAGCTCGCCGCCTCGACCATGCTGGGCCAGTCGAAGACCGCTCAGCAGGCCGAGATCGACACCCCGTGCGAGCTCGTCGACTTCTGGCGCTTCAACGTCCACTTCGCCCGCCAGATCCTGGCCGAGCAGCCGGTCGCGAACTCCGCCGGCGTGTGGAACCGCAGCGACCACCGCCCGCTCGAAGGCTTCGTCTACGCGATCACGCCGTTCAACTTCACGGCCATCGCGGGCAACCTGCCGACCGCCCCCGCCCTCATGGGCAACGTGGTCCTGTGGAAGCCGTCCCCCACCCAGACCCACTCCGCGATCCTCCTCATGGAGCTCCTGGAGGAGGCCGGCCTGCCCAAGGGCGTCATCAACCTGGTGACCGGCGACGGCATCGCCGTCTCCGAGGTGGCCCTGAACCACCCCGAGCTGGCCGGCATCCACTTCACCGGTTCGACCAAGACCTTCCAGTACCTGTGGAAGACGGTCGGCAACAACATCGAGAAGTACAAGTCCTACCCGCGCCTGGTCGGCGAGACCGGTGGCAAGGACTTCGTCGTCGCGCACCCGTCCGCGGACCGCGCCGTCCTGAAGACCGCCCTGACCCGCGGTTCCTTCGAGTTCCAGGGCCAGAAGTGCTCGGCGTCCTCGCGCGCCTACGTCCCGGCCTCGATCTGGAACGACGGCTTCAAGGAGGCCTTCGCGGCCGAGGTCGACGGCATCACCATGGGTGACGTCCGCGACCTGACCAACTTCATCGGCGCCGTCATCGACGAGCGTTCGTTCGCGAAGAACAAGGCCGCGATCGACCGCGCCATCGCCGACCCGACCTGCGAGATCATCGCCGGTGGCACGTACGACGACGCGGAGGGCTACTTCGTCCGTCCGACCGTCATCGCGTGCACCGACCCGGAGAACGAGGTCTTCACGACCGAGTACTTCGGCCCGATCCTGGCCGTGCACGTCTACGAGGACGCCGAGTTCGACGCGATGCTCGCGCAGATGGAGTCCGTCTCGGCGTACGCCCTGACCGGTTCGATCATCGCGGCGGACCGGTACGCGGCCGCGGACGCGATGGAGAAACTCCGCTTCGCGGCGGGCAACTTCTACATCAACGACAAGTCCACCGGCGCCGTCGTCGGCCAGCAGCCCTTCGGTGGTGGCCGCGCCTCGGGCACCAACGACAAGGCGGGTGCCGCGTCGAACCTGATGCGCTGGACCTCGACCCGCTCCATCAAGGAGACGCTGGTCGCGCCGACCGAGTACGGCTACCCCCACATGGGCTGA
- a CDS encoding proline dehydrogenase family protein: MLGPVILAASRSDKMRRIVSAAPVTKPVVNRFIPGETVDQVIPIVEELTRAGLEVTLDVVGEDITEVEQSYAARDAYLQLIERLAELGLGEKAEMSVKLSMFGQALEGGHELALANVRPVVEAAAAIGTTVTLDAEDHTTLDSMFAIHEELRRDFPQTGCVIQAYLFRTEADARRLAAAGSRVRIVKGAYKEPAEVAYLDKAEIDKAYVRIMKILMDGEGYPMIGSHDPRLIAIGQELARTAGRKLDEYEFQMLYGIRSEEHLRLAAEGHRMRVYTAYGTDWYGYFMRRLAEKPANLLFFLRSMITKN, encoded by the coding sequence GTGCTGGGTCCCGTGATCCTCGCCGCTTCGCGCAGCGACAAGATGCGTCGTATCGTCTCCGCCGCCCCGGTGACCAAGCCCGTGGTGAATCGGTTCATCCCGGGCGAGACCGTCGATCAGGTCATCCCGATCGTCGAGGAGCTCACGCGGGCCGGCCTGGAGGTCACCCTCGACGTCGTCGGCGAGGACATCACCGAGGTCGAGCAGTCCTACGCCGCCCGGGACGCCTACCTCCAGCTCATCGAGCGCCTCGCGGAGCTCGGTCTCGGCGAGAAGGCCGAGATGTCGGTCAAGCTGTCGATGTTCGGCCAGGCCCTGGAGGGCGGCCACGAGCTGGCGCTCGCCAACGTCCGCCCGGTCGTCGAGGCCGCGGCCGCCATCGGTACCACCGTCACGCTCGACGCCGAGGACCACACCACCCTCGACTCGATGTTCGCCATCCACGAGGAGCTGCGCCGGGACTTCCCGCAGACCGGCTGCGTGATCCAGGCGTACCTCTTCCGCACGGAGGCCGACGCCCGCCGCCTGGCCGCCGCCGGCAGCCGCGTCCGCATCGTGAAGGGCGCCTACAAGGAGCCCGCCGAGGTCGCCTACCTGGACAAGGCGGAGATCGACAAGGCGTACGTGAGGATCATGAAGATCCTCATGGACGGCGAGGGCTACCCGATGATCGGGTCCCACGACCCGCGCCTGATCGCCATCGGCCAGGAGCTCGCCCGCACGGCCGGGCGCAAGCTGGACGAGTACGAGTTCCAGATGCTGTACGGCATCCGCAGCGAGGAGCACCTGCGGCTCGCCGCCGAGGGCCACCGGATGCGCGTCTACACCGCGTACGGGACGGACTGGTACGGCTACTTCATGCGCCGCCTCGCGGAGAAGCCGGCCAACCTGCTCTTCTTCCTCCGCTCGATGATCACCAAGAACTAG
- a CDS encoding helix-turn-helix domain-containing protein gives MKGDYQDLVDEISALLGAPATLENRDFRLIAFGAHDSDDDLAMDPVRTRSILTRQSTADVRSWFEGFGIARATGPVRIPATPDAGVFRGRICLPVRYRGIVQGYVWLLDQEPGKPGPEPAALDAAMEVAQRIGVLLAEEAKAGADLSREFLAVLTAGPGWQQDMAVTALRAALGPDGDGLHAAVCVAPWPGEAPASVPGAAAVCVVPRRGGGEPGGVGPGAAAGPAPAGDPALAVLLRLRSTDALAPALAAAARLLPRAAGATATGGRTAGGKGGAGKGGGVGATATAVARAVTAGVADPVRGLVDLPAAWEQAVAAARAAAAQPRFGPVAQWSEIGPYRLLATLVADPVDDPAARTLLTPANRELARTAEVFLDCAGQAGRAAAALGIHRQTLYYRLARVEQLTGLDLDEGEDRLLLHMALKASRLA, from the coding sequence GTGAAGGGCGATTACCAGGACCTGGTGGACGAGATCTCCGCGCTGCTCGGCGCCCCGGCGACCCTGGAGAACCGGGACTTCCGCCTGATCGCCTTCGGCGCCCACGACAGCGACGACGATCTGGCCATGGACCCGGTACGGACCCGCTCGATCCTGACCCGGCAGTCGACGGCGGACGTCCGGTCCTGGTTCGAGGGCTTCGGCATCGCCCGCGCCACCGGACCGGTCCGGATCCCGGCAACGCCCGACGCCGGGGTCTTCCGCGGGCGGATCTGCCTGCCCGTGCGGTACCGGGGCATCGTGCAGGGCTACGTGTGGCTGCTGGACCAGGAGCCCGGCAAGCCCGGGCCGGAGCCGGCGGCGCTGGACGCGGCCATGGAAGTGGCCCAGCGCATCGGGGTGCTGCTCGCCGAGGAGGCGAAGGCCGGGGCGGACCTGTCGCGGGAGTTCCTGGCGGTGCTCACGGCCGGCCCGGGTTGGCAGCAGGACATGGCGGTGACCGCACTGCGGGCCGCCCTCGGCCCGGACGGGGACGGTCTGCACGCGGCGGTCTGCGTGGCACCGTGGCCCGGGGAGGCTCCGGCATCGGTACCGGGCGCGGCGGCGGTGTGCGTGGTACCGCGGCGGGGCGGGGGCGAGCCGGGCGGCGTCGGGCCCGGCGCGGCAGCGGGGCCGGCGCCCGCGGGCGATCCGGCTCTGGCGGTACTGCTGCGGCTGCGCTCGACGGACGCGTTGGCTCCGGCGCTGGCGGCGGCGGCCCGGCTGCTGCCGCGCGCGGCGGGGGCGACGGCAACGGGCGGGAGGACCGCCGGCGGGAAGGGCGGGGCCGGGAAGGGCGGGGGCGTCGGGGCCACCGCCACGGCCGTCGCCCGCGCGGTGACCGCCGGCGTCGCCGACCCCGTACGGGGCCTCGTGGACCTGCCCGCCGCCTGGGAGCAGGCCGTCGCCGCCGCCCGGGCGGCCGCCGCCCAGCCCCGCTTCGGCCCGGTCGCCCAGTGGTCGGAGATCGGCCCGTATCGGCTGCTGGCGACGCTCGTCGCCGACCCGGTGGACGACCCCGCGGCCCGCACCCTGCTGACCCCGGCCAACCGCGAACTCGCCCGCACCGCCGAGGTCTTCCTGGACTGCGCGGGCCAGGCGGGCCGCGCGGCGGCCGCCCTGGGCATCCACCGTCAGACCCTCTACTACCGCCTGGCCCGGGTGGAACAGTTGACCGGCCTCGACCTGGACGAGGGCGAGGACCGCCTGCTGCTCCACATGGCCCTCAAAGCCTCCCGCCTGGCCTAG
- a CDS encoding TetR/AcrR family transcriptional regulator, translating into MGHREDLLEGAKKCLVEKGFVRTTARDIVSASGTNLASIGYHYGSKDALLTQAFIGLMEEWGEVFQSGLDGEGGSLERFRSLWEGVLEQHEKSGPIWAASLEVALGRDQRPELRSMLAASQAEGRRGLISMLTGTPEDQLDERDVRTLGGFYQALLNGLMIQWLFDPESAATAEEFTEGMRRAAEAMTRAQD; encoded by the coding sequence ATGGGACATCGCGAAGATCTGCTCGAAGGCGCCAAGAAGTGCCTGGTCGAGAAGGGGTTCGTGCGCACGACAGCGCGCGACATCGTCAGCGCCTCGGGGACCAACCTGGCCTCCATCGGCTACCACTACGGTTCGAAGGACGCCCTCCTCACCCAGGCCTTCATCGGCCTGATGGAGGAGTGGGGCGAGGTGTTCCAGAGCGGACTCGACGGCGAGGGCGGATCGCTGGAGCGCTTCCGCTCCCTGTGGGAGGGCGTGCTGGAGCAGCACGAGAAGTCGGGCCCGATCTGGGCGGCCAGCCTGGAGGTGGCGCTCGGCCGCGACCAGCGGCCGGAGTTGAGGTCCATGCTCGCTGCCTCGCAGGCCGAGGGGCGTCGCGGGCTGATCTCGATGCTCACCGGGACCCCGGAGGACCAGCTCGACGAGCGGGACGTACGGACGCTGGGCGGCTTCTACCAGGCCCTGCTGAACGGCCTGATGATCCAGTGGCTGTTCGACCCGGAGTCGGCCGCGACAGCCGAGGAGTTCACCGAAGGCATGCGCCGGGCGGCCGAGGCGATGACCCGGGCCCAGGACTGA
- a CDS encoding MFS transporter, protein MTTPAATARRAGRREWTAFTVLLLPLLLVSMDISVLYFAIPAITDQLDPSSTQQLWIFDSYAFALSGLLITMGSLGDRIGRRKLLLIGATAFGLASIGAGCATSAEMLIAARILLGIGGATLMPSTLALVRNLFQDDKQRGQAIAIWSGAMTGGIALGSVLSGVMLNHFYWGSVFLINVPAMLLLLLLVPILVPEFKDPNPGRFDLLSVPLCMAAVLPVVYGLKGIAAEGFEPLYLGCLALGLAFGYVFVRRQRSRDDAMVSRALFRGRGFGAGITLSTIAAFAMTGSAYFTTQYLQSVLGMGTLEAALWSLAPSVVIGAAAPVSAALAQKVDRAHVIAGGFALAAAGFVLISLVDTDSLWLILTGCAVLVSGIVAVLSLVSDMALASAPAEKAGSAASLLETGTEFGGALGMALLGSLGTAVYRDDLTGAEPAVRETLGGAVATADHIGGPAGEQVLALAREAFVHGMQYAAWGGTALLLGAAVLAAALLRGIEAPAPSATEPATGPATGPEVRAHEAAYH, encoded by the coding sequence ATGACAACTCCCGCTGCCACAGCGCGACGTGCCGGCCGCCGCGAATGGACCGCCTTCACCGTCCTCCTGCTGCCCCTGCTCCTGGTCTCGATGGACATCTCCGTCCTCTACTTCGCCATCCCGGCCATCACCGACCAGCTCGACCCGAGCTCCACCCAGCAGCTGTGGATCTTCGACAGCTACGCCTTCGCCCTCTCCGGCCTGCTGATCACGATGGGCTCGCTCGGCGACCGGATCGGCCGCCGCAAGCTGCTGCTGATCGGCGCGACCGCCTTCGGCCTCGCCTCGATCGGGGCCGGCTGCGCCACCAGCGCCGAAATGCTCATCGCGGCCCGCATCCTGCTCGGCATCGGCGGCGCGACCCTGATGCCCTCCACGCTGGCCCTCGTACGGAACCTCTTCCAGGACGACAAGCAGCGCGGGCAGGCCATCGCGATCTGGTCCGGAGCCATGACCGGCGGCATCGCACTCGGCTCGGTGCTCAGCGGGGTGATGCTGAACCACTTCTACTGGGGCTCCGTCTTCCTCATCAACGTGCCCGCCATGCTGCTCCTGCTGCTCCTGGTCCCGATCCTGGTCCCGGAGTTCAAGGACCCGAACCCCGGCCGCTTCGACCTGCTGAGCGTCCCGCTCTGCATGGCCGCCGTGCTGCCGGTCGTCTACGGGCTCAAGGGGATCGCCGCCGAGGGCTTTGAACCCCTCTACCTGGGCTGCCTCGCCCTCGGCCTGGCCTTCGGGTACGTCTTCGTCCGCCGCCAGCGCTCCCGTGACGACGCCATGGTGAGCCGGGCACTGTTCCGGGGCCGCGGTTTCGGGGCGGGCATCACTCTGAGCACCATCGCCGCCTTCGCCATGACGGGTTCGGCCTACTTCACCACCCAGTACCTCCAGTCGGTGCTCGGAATGGGCACCCTGGAAGCCGCGCTGTGGAGCCTGGCCCCCTCGGTCGTCATCGGCGCCGCGGCCCCGGTGTCCGCCGCCCTGGCCCAGAAGGTGGACCGGGCCCACGTCATCGCCGGCGGGTTCGCCCTCGCCGCCGCCGGGTTCGTCCTGATCAGCCTGGTGGACACCGACTCGTTGTGGCTGATCCTCACCGGCTGCGCGGTGCTGGTCTCGGGCATCGTCGCCGTGCTGTCCCTGGTGTCCGACATGGCGCTCGCCTCGGCCCCCGCCGAGAAGGCCGGTTCCGCCGCCTCCCTGCTGGAGACCGGGACGGAGTTCGGCGGCGCCCTGGGCATGGCGCTCCTCGGCAGCCTGGGCACCGCGGTCTACCGCGACGACCTGACCGGTGCCGAGCCCGCGGTACGGGAGACCCTGGGCGGGGCCGTCGCCACCGCCGACCACATCGGCGGGCCGGCCGGGGAGCAGGTGCTGGCCCTGGCCCGGGAAGCCTTCGTCCACGGGATGCAGTACGCGGCCTGGGGCGGTACGGCGCTGCTGCTCGGGGCGGCCGTGCTCGCCGCGGCCCTGCTGCGCGGGATCGAAGCACCCGCCCCGTCCGCAACGGAGCCCGCGACCGGGCCCGCGACGGGTCCCGAAGTCCGCGCCCACGAGGCGGCGTACCACTGA
- the serA gene encoding phosphoglycerate dehydrogenase: protein MSSKPVVLIAEELSPATVEALGPDFEIRHCNGADRAELLPAIVDVDAILVRSATKVDAEAIAAAKKLRVVARAGVGLDNVDVSAATKAGVMVVNAPTSNIVTAAELACGLLVATARNIPQANTALKNGEWKRNKYTGVELSEKTLGVVGLGRIGVLVAQRMSAFGMKIVAYDPYVQPARAAQMGVKMLALDELLEIADFITVHLPKTPETLGLIGDEALHKVKPSVRIVNAARGGIVDEAALYTAIKEGRVAGAGLDVYAKEPCTDSPLFELDQVVCTPHLGASTDEAQEKAGVSVAKSVRLALAGELVPDAVNVQGGVIAEDVRPGLPLAEKLGRIFTALAGEVAVRLDVEVCGEITQHDVKVLELSALKGVFEDVVDETVSYVNAPLFAQERGVEVRLTTSSESPDHRNVVTVRGTLSDGQEVSVSGTLAGPKHLQKIVGVGEYDVDLALADHMVVLRYTDRPGVVGAVGRVLGEGGLNIAGMQVARAEEHGEALAVLTVDAPVPGDVLADIATEIGAVSARTVSLA, encoded by the coding sequence GTGAGCTCGAAACCTGTCGTACTCATCGCCGAAGAGCTGTCGCCCGCCACCGTCGAGGCGCTGGGCCCGGACTTCGAGATCCGGCACTGCAACGGCGCGGACCGCGCCGAGCTGCTGCCCGCGATCGTCGACGTGGACGCGATCCTCGTCCGCTCCGCCACCAAGGTCGACGCCGAGGCCATCGCCGCGGCCAAGAAGTTGAGGGTCGTCGCGCGCGCGGGCGTCGGTCTGGACAACGTGGACGTCTCCGCCGCCACCAAGGCCGGCGTGATGGTCGTCAACGCGCCGACCTCGAACATCGTGACCGCGGCCGAGCTCGCGTGCGGCCTGCTCGTCGCCACCGCCCGCAACATTCCGCAGGCCAACACCGCCCTGAAGAACGGCGAGTGGAAGCGGAACAAGTACACCGGTGTCGAGCTCAGCGAGAAGACCCTGGGTGTCGTCGGCCTCGGCCGCATCGGCGTGCTGGTCGCCCAGCGCATGTCGGCCTTCGGCATGAAGATCGTCGCGTACGACCCCTACGTACAGCCCGCGCGCGCCGCCCAGATGGGCGTCAAGATGCTGGCGCTGGACGAGCTCCTGGAGATCGCCGACTTCATCACCGTGCACCTGCCCAAGACCCCCGAGACCCTCGGTCTCATCGGGGACGAGGCCCTGCACAAGGTGAAGCCGTCGGTCCGCATCGTCAACGCCGCCCGCGGCGGGATCGTCGACGAGGCCGCGCTGTACACGGCCATCAAGGAGGGCCGCGTCGCCGGCGCCGGTCTCGACGTGTACGCGAAGGAGCCCTGCACGGACTCCCCGCTGTTCGAGCTCGACCAGGTCGTCTGCACCCCGCACCTCGGCGCGTCCACGGACGAGGCCCAGGAGAAGGCCGGTGTCTCGGTCGCCAAGTCGGTGCGCCTCGCGCTCGCCGGTGAGCTCGTGCCGGACGCGGTCAACGTCCAGGGCGGTGTCATCGCCGAGGACGTCCGTCCCGGCCTGCCGCTCGCCGAAAAGCTCGGCCGCATCTTCACCGCCCTCGCGGGCGAGGTCGCGGTCCGCCTCGACGTCGAGGTCTGCGGCGAGATCACCCAGCACGACGTCAAGGTGCTCGAACTCTCCGCCCTCAAGGGCGTCTTCGAGGACGTCGTCGACGAGACGGTCTCCTACGTCAACGCCCCGCTGTTCGCGCAGGAGCGCGGCGTCGAGGTCCGTCTGACCACCAGCTCGGAGTCCCCGGACCACCGCAACGTGGTGACCGTCCGCGGCACCCTGTCGGACGGTCAGGAGGTCTCGGTCTCCGGCACGCTCGCGGGCCCGAAGCACCTTCAGAAGATCGTGGGCGTCGGCGAGTACGACGTGGACCTGGCGCTCGCCGACCACATGGTCGTGCTGCGCTACACCGACCGCCCCGGCGTGGTCGGCGCCGTCGGCCGCGTCCTCGGCGAGGGCGGCCTGAACATCGCGGGCATGCAGGTCGCGCGGGCCGAGGAGCACGGTGAGGCGCTCGCCGTCCTCACCGTCGACGCCCCGGTCCCGGGAGACGTCCTCGCGGACATCGCCACCGAGATCGGCGCCGTCTCGGCGCGCACGGTCAGCCTCGCCTGA
- the ilvC gene encoding ketol-acid reductoisomerase — protein sequence MAELFYENDADLSIIQGRKVAVIGYGSQGHAHALSLRDSGVDVVVGLKEGSKSKAKAEEQGLKVVPVAEAAAWANVIMILTPDPLQAEIYEESIKEHLKEGDALFFGHGFNVRYGFIKPPTNVDVALVAPKGPGHLVRRQYEEGRGVPCIAAVEQDATGKAFDLALSYAAGIGGTRAGVIKTTFTEETETDLFGEQAVLCGGASALVKAGFETLTEAGYQPEIAYFECLHELKLIVDLMYEGGLEKMRWSVSETAEWGDYITGPRVITDATKAEMKKVLAEIQSGEFANTWMAEYKAGLPKYNEYKKADEEHLLETTGKKLRKLMSWVDSDES from the coding sequence GTGGCCGAGCTGTTCTACGAGAACGACGCCGACCTGTCCATCATCCAGGGCCGCAAGGTCGCGGTCATCGGTTACGGCAGCCAGGGCCACGCCCACGCGCTGTCGCTCCGTGACTCCGGCGTCGACGTCGTCGTCGGTCTGAAGGAGGGCTCGAAGTCCAAGGCCAAGGCCGAGGAGCAGGGTCTGAAGGTCGTCCCCGTGGCCGAGGCCGCCGCCTGGGCGAACGTCATCATGATCCTCACCCCGGACCCGCTGCAGGCCGAGATCTACGAGGAGTCCATCAAGGAGCACCTCAAGGAGGGCGACGCGCTCTTCTTCGGCCACGGCTTCAACGTCCGCTACGGCTTCATCAAGCCGCCCACCAACGTGGACGTCGCGCTGGTCGCCCCGAAGGGCCCGGGCCACCTGGTCCGCCGCCAGTACGAGGAGGGCCGCGGCGTTCCGTGCATCGCCGCCGTCGAGCAGGACGCCACCGGCAAGGCCTTCGACCTGGCGCTCTCGTACGCGGCCGGCATCGGCGGCACCCGCGCCGGCGTCATCAAGACCACCTTCACCGAGGAGACCGAGACCGACCTGTTCGGTGAGCAGGCCGTCCTCTGCGGTGGCGCCTCCGCCCTGGTCAAGGCCGGTTTCGAGACCCTGACCGAGGCCGGCTACCAGCCGGAGATCGCGTACTTCGAGTGCCTGCACGAGCTGAAGCTCATCGTGGACCTCATGTACGAGGGCGGCCTGGAGAAGATGCGCTGGTCCGTCTCCGAGACCGCCGAGTGGGGCGACTACATCACCGGCCCGCGCGTCATCACCGACGCCACCAAGGCCGAGATGAAGAAGGTCCTCGCGGAGATCCAGAGCGGCGAGTTCGCCAACACCTGGATGGCCGAGTACAAGGCCGGTCTGCCGAAGTACAACGAGTACAAGAAGGCCGACGAGGAGCACCTGCTGGAGACCACCGGCAAGAAGCTGCGCAAGCTGATGAGCTGGGTCGACAGCGACGAGAGCTGA
- the ilvN gene encoding acetolactate synthase small subunit, producing MSKHTLSVLVENTPGILARIAALFSRRGFNIDSLAVGVTEHPDISRITIVVNVEDLPLEQVTKQLNKLVNVLKIVELESHNAIERELVLVKVRADNETRSQIVEIVQLFRAKTVDVSPEAVTIEATGGSDKLGAMLKMLEPFGIKELVQSGTIAIGRGGRSITDRSLRALDRSA from the coding sequence ATGTCCAAGCACACGCTCTCCGTCCTGGTCGAGAACACGCCCGGCATCCTCGCCCGGATCGCCGCGCTGTTCTCCCGCCGCGGGTTCAACATCGACTCCCTGGCGGTCGGTGTCACCGAGCACCCCGACATCTCCCGCATCACCATCGTCGTCAACGTCGAGGACCTCCCGCTGGAGCAGGTGACCAAGCAGCTGAACAAGCTGGTCAACGTGCTCAAGATCGTCGAGCTGGAGTCCCACAACGCCATCGAGCGCGAGCTCGTCCTGGTGAAGGTCCGCGCCGACAACGAGACCCGTTCGCAGATCGTCGAGATCGTCCAGCTCTTCCGCGCCAAGACGGTCGACGTCTCCCCGGAGGCCGTCACCATCGAGGCCACCGGCGGCTCCGACAAGCTCGGCGCGATGCTCAAGATGCTGGAGCCGTTCGGCATCAAGGAGCTCGTCCAGTCCGGCACGATCGCCATAGGGCGTGGCGGCCGGTCCATCACGGACCGCAGTCTGCGCGCGCTCGACCGCAGCGCCTGA